Proteins encoded in a region of the candidate division WOR-3 bacterium genome:
- a CDS encoding DJ-1/PfpI family protein, translating into MKRALYLILGSQIVLFYFLFAETDSLKVKEGKRFIMIIAPRAFRDEEFRVPYEFLTKIGHRVKVASRDTILATGMLGLALKPQLTIKEIDTLNYDGLILVGGTGASIYWDDPIVHRLVKHFASKPNKIAAAICIAPITFARAGILKGKKATVFQDRFTLNEFKKYGVIYVKSDVVVSDNIITASGPDAAMNFAKAIATKIGKIKP; encoded by the coding sequence ATGAAGAGAGCATTATATTTAATTTTAGGCAGTCAAATAGTTTTATTCTATTTCCTATTCGCTGAGACCGATTCGTTAAAAGTTAAAGAAGGTAAAAGATTTATTATGATTATTGCGCCGCGTGCTTTTCGTGATGAAGAGTTTAGGGTTCCATATGAATTTTTAACCAAAATCGGTCATAGAGTAAAAGTTGCGTCTCGAGACACGATTCTTGCGACAGGAATGCTGGGGTTAGCACTGAAACCACAACTTACAATAAAAGAGATTGATACCTTAAATTATGATGGGTTAATATTAGTTGGTGGAACAGGAGCATCTATTTACTGGGATGACCCAATAGTGCATAGATTAGTTAAGCATTTTGCTTCGAAGCCTAATAAAATTGCGGCTGCGATATGTATTGCTCCGATAACTTTTGCCCGCGCCGGTATCTTAAAAGGCAAAAAAGCCACAGTTTTTCAAGACCGATTTACCTTAAATGAGTTTAAAAAATATGGTGTAATCTATGTAAAAAGCGATGTTGTCGTTTCGGATAATATTATTACCGCTTCAGGTCCTGATGCGGCGATGAATTTTGCTAAAGCAATCGCAACTAAGATTGGAAAGATAAAGCCATAA
- the dtd gene encoding D-aminoacyl-tRNA deacylase translates to MKAVIQRVLQASVIVESKEVAKIDNGLLCFLGIHKSDNEIKCIELAKKISNLRIFEDEQGKMNLSLMQTQGEILVVSQFTLYADCSSGNRPSFTDAMAWDSARQLYERFIAELQYLGCKTKSGIFGAKMNVVLNNYGPVTIILEV, encoded by the coding sequence ATGAAAGCAGTTATCCAACGAGTCCTGCAAGCATCAGTCATAGTTGAGAGCAAGGAAGTTGCAAAAATAGATAACGGACTACTATGTTTTTTGGGAATCCATAAATCAGATAATGAAATAAAGTGTATAGAATTAGCCAAAAAGATTAGCAACCTAAGAATTTTTGAAGACGAACAAGGCAAAATGAATCTTTCGCTAATGCAAACCCAGGGTGAAATTTTGGTGGTATCGCAGTTTACGCTCTATGCAGATTGTTCTTCAGGTAATCGACCTTCGTTTACAGATGCTATGGCTTGGGATTCTGCCCGTCAATTATACGAACGATTCATTGCGGAACTACAATATCTGGGTTGCAAAACGAAAAGCGGTATCTTCGGTGCTAAAATGAATGTGGTGTTGAATAATTATGGACCAGTAACTATTATTTTAGAAGTCTAA
- a CDS encoding YicC family protein, with protein MIRSMTGVGRAEASIPQRGIKITWEIRSSNHRFLELNMKLPPILDGYENKIREIVRQNVFRGTLQLSVTIQGADNEKTLNNSQPRLLTLDTDLLNNLLRISKKLKDEYNISGELNVNTIISFPGIVIPAKTNEVNKNEMLWTRTKSALVKALTALNRMKREEGDFLYRDFIKRVNNILKLLKDIEKRTKIVRQEIKEKILEERMISPQADNNKDIENQLVPLTKSDITEERIRLLSHTKTFIRTIKSKRTQSVGRKLEFILSEMLRETETMLAKARDTAISRDGIAIKEEIDALKEQVRNVE; from the coding sequence ATGATTAGAAGTATGACCGGTGTTGGCCGGGCAGAAGCGAGTATTCCGCAACGCGGTATCAAAATCACCTGGGAGATTCGCTCGAGTAATCATCGGTTTTTAGAATTGAATATGAAATTACCCCCAATTTTAGATGGCTATGAGAATAAAATTCGCGAAATTGTCCGACAAAATGTTTTTCGCGGAACATTACAATTATCAGTTACGATTCAGGGTGCGGATAATGAAAAAACATTGAATAATAGCCAGCCACGGTTGTTAACCTTGGACACAGACCTTCTAAATAATTTACTTCGGATAAGTAAAAAATTAAAAGATGAGTATAATATATCCGGAGAGTTGAATGTTAATACAATTATATCATTTCCTGGTATAGTCATTCCGGCCAAGACAAACGAAGTTAATAAAAACGAAATGCTCTGGACCCGCACAAAGAGTGCTTTAGTTAAAGCCCTTACTGCGCTAAACAGAATGAAACGAGAAGAAGGAGATTTTTTGTATCGGGATTTTATTAAGCGAGTCAATAATATCCTTAAATTATTAAAAGATATTGAAAAACGAACCAAAATCGTGCGCCAGGAAATTAAGGAAAAAATCCTTGAAGAACGGATGATTTCTCCGCAAGCTGATAATAATAAGGATATTGAAAATCAGTTAGTGCCGTTAACTAAAAGTGATATAACTGAGGAACGAATCCGATTGTTAAGTCACACAAAAACCTTTATCCGAACAATAAAGTCGAAACGGACGCAAAGTGTCGGACGAAAATTGGAATTTATCCTTTCTGAGATGCTTCGGGAAACCGAAACAATGTTAGCCAAGGCAAGAGATACGGCAATTAGTCGTGATGGTATTGCGATAAAAGAAGAAATCGACGCCTTAAAAGAACAAGTGCGAAATGTGGAATAA
- the gmk gene encoding guanylate kinase translates to MTRLFNVKRKSIIFVLASPSAAGKTTLCYAAKARDKNIWYSISVTTRPKRPKERNGREYYFVTEQEFNQLLKSGGLLEHTKIYDARYGTPKKPIEEKLQQGKDVIMDLDVKGVKALKRFWSHTVSIYILPPSMEELWLRLKNRDKGSWEQLQKRFASAEKEMKVIPQFDYLIINKNLKQAIDDLLAIIRAERLKVSRLVL, encoded by the coding sequence ATGACACGATTGTTTAATGTTAAGCGAAAATCGATTATCTTTGTTTTGGCATCGCCCTCAGCCGCCGGCAAAACGACCTTGTGTTATGCGGCTAAAGCACGCGACAAAAATATCTGGTATTCAATATCAGTCACAACACGACCCAAACGACCTAAGGAACGAAACGGTCGTGAATACTATTTTGTTACCGAGCAAGAGTTCAATCAGTTGCTTAAATCTGGTGGGCTTTTAGAACATACTAAAATTTATGATGCTCGATATGGCACACCTAAAAAACCCATTGAAGAGAAATTACAACAAGGAAAAGATGTAATAATGGACTTAGATGTTAAAGGCGTTAAAGCCTTAAAACGGTTTTGGTCCCATACCGTGAGTATTTATATTTTGCCACCATCGATGGAAGAATTATGGCTACGGTTAAAAAATCGAGATAAAGGTAGTTGGGAACAGTTACAAAAACGATTCGCTTCAGCAGAAAAAGAAATGAAAGTTATACCGCAATTTGATTATTTAATCATTAATAAAAACTTAAAACAAGCAATTGACGACCTTTTAGCAATTATTCGAGCTGAGAGACTAAAAGTGTCAAGATTAGTTCTATGA